A region from the Candidatus Tenderia electrophaga genome encodes:
- a CDS encoding diguanylate cyclase response regulator has product MLVDDQNIVAEALRRMLADEAEIDYHYVSDPASAIDEATKFKPTVILQDLVMPDIDGLMLLKFYRSNPETKVVPVIVLSTKEDPKIKSEAFALGASDYLVKFPDKIEVIARILAHSRSFLAQQQRDEAYQALEVLKKELEEKNTELERLSSQDGLTGIANRRIFDEFSGKEWGRAARDHAPLSLILIDIDHFKTYNDNYGHQGGDDCLRQVAQKLASTVRRPSDLVARYGGEEFAVVMPGTDLEGAKRIADALCDGVASMNLPHAHSSTADHVTISLGVASAMPTTEGGPEQLIEKADEALYQAKKSGRNQFQVAD; this is encoded by the coding sequence ATGTTGGTGGACGATCAGAATATCGTGGCCGAGGCGTTGCGCCGCATGTTGGCCGACGAGGCCGAGATTGATTATCACTATGTCAGTGATCCCGCCTCCGCCATCGATGAAGCGACCAAGTTCAAGCCGACGGTGATCCTCCAGGATTTGGTCATGCCGGATATCGATGGTTTGATGCTGCTCAAGTTCTACCGCTCCAATCCCGAGACCAAAGTGGTGCCGGTGATTGTGCTGTCCACCAAGGAAGACCCTAAGATCAAGAGTGAGGCCTTCGCCCTCGGGGCGAGCGACTACCTGGTCAAGTTTCCGGACAAGATCGAGGTGATCGCCCGTATATTAGCCCACTCGCGCAGTTTTCTGGCGCAGCAGCAGCGCGATGAGGCCTATCAGGCCTTGGAGGTGTTGAAAAAGGAATTGGAGGAAAAGAATACCGAGTTGGAACGCTTGTCATCTCAGGACGGCCTGACCGGCATTGCCAACCGTCGTATCTTCGATGAATTCTCGGGCAAGGAGTGGGGCCGCGCCGCCCGCGATCATGCGCCGTTGTCTCTGATCTTGATCGATATCGATCATTTCAAGACCTACAACGATAACTATGGCCATCAGGGCGGCGACGACTGCTTGCGCCAGGTGGCCCAGAAGCTTGCCAGTACCGTGCGCCGTCCCAGCGATCTGGTGGCGCGTTACGGTGGCGAGGAGTTCGCCGTGGTAATGCCGGGGACGGACCTCGAGGGGGCCAAGCGTATTGCCGACGCCCTGTGTGACGGGGTAGCCTCAATGAATCTGCCGCACGCCCATTCCTCCACTGCCGATCATGTCACCATCAGTCTCGGGGTGGCCAGCGCCATGCCGACCACGGAGGGCGGTCCGGAGCAGCTGATCGAGAAGGCCGACGAGGCCTTGTATCAGGCCAAGAAGAGCGGCCGCAACCAGTTCCAGGTCGCCGACTAG
- a CDS encoding magnesium/cobalt efflux protein, with protein MQEIPLSFLGTTLFFLIVLSACFSASETAMMSLNRYKLRHLAQAGDPGALRAQQLLDRTDRLIGLILLGNNFVNILASSIATLIALRLMGEAGIAIATGILTFVILIFAEVAPKTLAALHPERVAFPASVVLKPLLTLSYPLVWLVNIIANTLLRLLGVPPQTDAMQQLSSEELRTVVNEAGALIPRQHQEMLISILDLEKVTVEDVMVPRNEIVGIDINEDDQSILKQLIHTEHTRLPVFRDNVEHVVGFVHARNALHVLAEGDFTKDKLLAICREPYFIPEGTSLNTQLLSFQREKRRIGFVVDEYGDIEGLVTLESILEEIVGEFTTDMAAAIKFVHPQEDGSFLVDGGAYVRELNRTMQWELPTDGPKTLNGLITEYLESIPEAGTSVLIAGYPIDIVQTSNNAIKTVRIHPESRRLSPIEATENGGATN; from the coding sequence ATGCAAGAGATCCCGCTTAGCTTTTTAGGCACTACGCTGTTTTTTCTGATCGTCCTGTCGGCCTGCTTCTCGGCCTCGGAGACGGCCATGATGAGCCTCAATCGCTATAAGCTGCGCCACCTGGCCCAGGCGGGCGATCCGGGCGCGCTGCGCGCCCAGCAATTGCTGGACCGCACCGACCGCCTCATCGGCCTGATCCTGCTGGGCAATAACTTCGTCAACATCCTGGCCTCGTCCATCGCCACCTTGATCGCCCTACGCCTGATGGGCGAGGCCGGTATCGCCATTGCCACCGGCATTCTCACCTTCGTCATTTTGATCTTCGCCGAAGTGGCGCCCAAGACACTGGCCGCCCTGCATCCGGAGCGAGTGGCCTTTCCCGCCTCCGTGGTGCTGAAGCCCTTGTTGACCCTCAGTTATCCCCTGGTCTGGCTGGTGAACATCATCGCCAACACCCTGCTCAGATTACTGGGTGTGCCGCCGCAAACCGACGCCATGCAGCAATTGAGCAGCGAGGAACTGCGCACCGTGGTGAATGAGGCCGGCGCCCTGATCCCGCGCCAACACCAGGAGATGCTGATCAGCATTCTCGACCTGGAAAAGGTCACCGTGGAGGATGTCATGGTGCCGCGTAACGAGATCGTCGGCATCGACATCAACGAAGACGATCAGAGCATACTCAAACAACTGATCCACACCGAGCACACCCGCCTGCCGGTATTCCGCGATAATGTGGAACACGTAGTCGGTTTCGTGCATGCCCGCAACGCCCTGCATGTGCTGGCGGAAGGCGATTTCACCAAGGACAAGCTGCTGGCCATTTGCCGCGAGCCCTACTTCATTCCGGAAGGGACGTCGCTCAACACCCAGCTGCTCAGCTTTCAGCGTGAAAAACGGCGTATCGGCTTCGTCGTCGACGAATACGGCGACATTGAAGGATTAGTGACCTTGGAGAGCATACTGGAAGAGATCGTCGGCGAATTTACTACCGACATGGCCGCCGCCATCAAATTCGTCCATCCGCAGGAAGACGGCAGCTTCCTGGTCGACGGCGGTGCCTACGTGCGCGAATTGAACCGCACCATGCAATGGGAACTGCCCACCGATGGGCCGAAAACGCTCAATGGCCTGATCACTGAGTATCTGGAATCCATTCCCGAAGCCGGCACCAGCGTGCTGATCGCCGGTTATCCCATCGATATCGTCCAGACCAGCAACAACGCCATCAAAACGGTAAGAATACACCCCGAGTCACGACGCCTGTCGCCGATCGAAGCGACGGAAAACGGCGGCGCAACAAACTGA
- a CDS encoding 3',5'-cyclic-nucleotide phosphodiesterase → MKLRILGCDGGIGRGLRTTSMLVDDDVLIDAGSGVGDLTLDEMANIRHIFLTHSHLDHVAFLPLLVDSIFERIEQPIVIHGLPATIQALREHVFNWAIWPDFAKLPVVNKPVMKYQEHPAGDICEVGGRRFESIPMNHIVPTVGYRVESAAGMSFAFTGDTTTNDTFWEAVNAYPRLDLLLLEVAFSNEYEDLSNSARHYCSKTVAADLAKLKLDPQIYLTHHKPEENSRILEELEQLVPDRVIKQLKNNKSFSL, encoded by the coding sequence ATGAAGCTAAGGATATTAGGCTGCGATGGCGGGATAGGCCGGGGGTTGAGGACGACCTCGATGTTGGTCGACGACGACGTGCTCATCGATGCAGGGAGCGGCGTCGGTGACTTGACACTGGATGAAATGGCCAACATCCGTCACATCTTTCTGACACATTCCCATCTCGATCATGTGGCGTTCCTGCCGTTGCTGGTCGACAGCATCTTCGAGCGCATTGAGCAGCCCATCGTGATTCACGGCCTGCCCGCGACCATTCAGGCCCTGCGCGAACATGTCTTCAACTGGGCCATCTGGCCCGATTTCGCCAAATTGCCGGTGGTCAACAAGCCGGTGATGAAGTATCAGGAACATCCTGCCGGTGACATCTGCGAAGTTGGCGGCCGCAGGTTCGAATCCATCCCCATGAACCACATTGTGCCCACGGTCGGTTACCGGGTGGAATCGGCGGCGGGCATGTCATTCGCCTTTACCGGCGATACCACCACCAATGATACGTTCTGGGAGGCGGTCAACGCCTATCCCCGTCTCGACCTGCTGTTGCTGGAAGTCGCCTTCAGCAACGAGTACGAAGACCTCAGCAACAGCGCCCGGCACTACTGCTCCAAGACCGTGGCGGCCGATCTGGCCAAGCTTAAGCTGGACCCGCAAATCTACCTCACCCACCATAAACCGGAAGAAAACAGCCGCATCCTGGAAGAACTGGAACAGCTGGTGCCCGACCGGGTCATTAAACAACTCAAGAATAATAAGTCGTTTTCGTTATAA
- the rpsP gene encoding 30S ribosomal protein S16 (binds to lower part of 30S body where it stabilizes two domains; required for efficient assembly of 30S; in Escherichia coli this protein has nuclease activity): MVTIRLARGGAKKRPFYHIVVTDSRNARDGRYIERVGFFNPVAKGQEERLSIATDRIEHWVGQGAKTSERVAKLIEQNKAAA; this comes from the coding sequence ATGGTAACGATTCGTTTAGCTCGTGGTGGCGCCAAGAAGCGTCCCTTTTACCACATCGTTGTGACTGATTCGCGCAATGCGCGCGACGGTCGTTACATCGAGCGTGTCGGTTTCTTCAACCCCGTGGCCAAGGGCCAGGAAGAGCGACTGAGCATTGCTACCGACCGTATCGAGCACTGGGTCGGCCAAGGTGCCAAGACCTCCGAGCGTGTTGCCAAGCTGATCGAGCAGAACAAAGCCGCCGCGTAA